In a single window of the Terriglobus roseus genome:
- the pgeF gene encoding peptidoglycan editing factor PgeF yields MSETCLPEDPKPVLVSAFSAQEALAHGFSTRIGGLSQCYRPGDLNLGFTKDDEPASVAENRRRFVQTLGAEDFQRFGLLRQIHSPDLVVLASEEEGAQDFTQPATGCGDALMTDVPGMLLTVQVADCIPVLLFAPKKRAVAAVHAGWRGTAARIAQSTATAMQRLYGSDPADIIAAIGPGIGPESYAVSEDLRTEFATAFAYSEELFQVRDAQLFLDLWEANQRQLLEAGLERANIHVLGLDTATSTGRFFSHRAEKGFTGRMMAAIGLRPI; encoded by the coding sequence GTGAGCGAAACCTGTCTTCCCGAAGACCCTAAGCCGGTACTTGTGTCTGCGTTCTCTGCTCAGGAGGCACTGGCGCATGGTTTCTCCACACGCATCGGTGGTCTTTCGCAGTGCTATCGCCCGGGCGACCTGAACCTCGGCTTCACGAAGGATGACGAACCGGCCAGCGTCGCGGAAAACCGCAGGCGGTTTGTGCAGACATTAGGCGCGGAAGACTTCCAACGCTTCGGCCTCCTCCGTCAGATCCACTCACCCGATCTTGTCGTGCTCGCCTCCGAAGAAGAGGGAGCGCAGGATTTTACCCAACCGGCAACGGGCTGCGGTGATGCCCTGATGACGGACGTGCCGGGCATGTTGCTCACAGTACAGGTCGCCGACTGCATTCCCGTACTTCTCTTCGCCCCGAAGAAGCGCGCAGTGGCGGCGGTCCACGCGGGCTGGCGCGGCACGGCAGCCCGCATTGCTCAGTCGACTGCGACTGCCATGCAGCGGCTCTACGGCAGCGATCCTGCCGATATCATCGCGGCCATTGGACCGGGCATCGGGCCGGAGAGCTACGCCGTCAGCGAGGATCTGCGCACCGAGTTTGCTACGGCCTTTGCCTACTCGGAAGAACTATTTCAGGTGCGGGACGCGCAGTTGTTCCTGGATCTCTGGGAGGCCAACCAGCGGCAGTTGCTGGAAGCGGGCCTGGAGCGTGCCAACATCCATGTTCTCGGGCTGGACACCGCGACCAGCACGGGTCGCTTTTTCTCGCATCGTGCGGAGAAGGGATTTACCGGCCGCATGATGGCGGCGATCGGACTAAGACCGATATAA
- the cyaY gene encoding iron donor protein CyaY, translating to MIDEQTFRRDADRALEELKQSLIDAEEDGGFEVEENSGVLNVVFDDPKGKFVFTPNTPVRQIWISALSTSFKLEWVDGDFVLPKSGEDLKTLSQRLLREHTGDNDISLG from the coding sequence ATGATCGACGAACAGACATTCCGCCGCGATGCCGATCGCGCTCTCGAAGAACTTAAACAAAGCCTCATCGACGCAGAAGAAGATGGCGGTTTTGAAGTGGAGGAGAACAGCGGCGTGCTCAACGTCGTCTTCGACGATCCGAAGGGCAAGTTCGTCTTCACGCCCAACACACCGGTGCGCCAGATCTGGATCTCCGCACTGTCTACCAGCTTCAAGCTCGAATGGGTGGATGGTGACTTCGTGCTGCCCAAGAGCGGGGAAGACCTCAAGACGCTCTCGCAGCGCCTGCTGCGCGAGCACACCGGCGACAACGACATCAGCTTAGGGTAG
- a CDS encoding sulfite exporter TauE/SafE family protein — MSLFWMLGGLALGIAVGSVSGLIGLGGGVFLIPALTFFYGMSQKRAQGTSIATLLLPVGALAFWSYYKQGHADLKLALFIAIGFTIGGWFGGQYAQHLSDTALRRGFALLLVALAVKLFMQR, encoded by the coding sequence ATGAGCCTCTTTTGGATGCTGGGTGGTCTCGCTCTCGGCATAGCGGTTGGCAGTGTTTCCGGTCTGATCGGCCTAGGGGGCGGGGTGTTTCTTATCCCCGCCCTCACGTTCTTCTACGGCATGTCCCAGAAACGTGCGCAGGGCACGTCCATCGCGACGCTGCTGCTGCCTGTCGGTGCGCTGGCGTTCTGGAGCTATTACAAGCAGGGTCACGCCGATCTAAAGCTGGCTCTTTTCATTGCAATAGGCTTTACCATAGGCGGCTGGTTCGGCGGGCAGTACGCGCAGCATCTGTCAGACACTGCTCTGCGGCGAGGTTTTGCCTTGCTCCTGGTCGCGCTGGCGGTCAAGCTCTTCATGCAACGCTGA
- a CDS encoding single-stranded DNA-binding protein, with product MAKGVNKVMLLGNVGKDPEMRATQGGMVIASFSLATADRAKDATGNWVDKTEWHNLVCFGRTAEIVRDYVKKGSQLFVEGKIQTRSWDDKESGQKKYRTEILVNELSLLGGRGEGGSAGGSGQYSGGASRSGGNSYGGGNTASFDQRTPAGANDYAGEGITDDDIPF from the coding sequence ATGGCTAAGGGCGTTAATAAGGTGATGTTGCTGGGCAATGTGGGCAAAGACCCCGAGATGCGCGCGACGCAGGGTGGCATGGTGATTGCCAGCTTTTCATTGGCCACGGCGGACCGCGCCAAGGACGCGACAGGGAACTGGGTCGACAAGACCGAGTGGCACAACCTGGTCTGCTTCGGCCGCACCGCGGAGATTGTCCGCGACTACGTGAAGAAGGGATCGCAGCTCTTTGTCGAAGGCAAGATCCAGACCCGCTCCTGGGACGACAAGGAAAGCGGTCAGAAGAAGTACCGCACGGAAATTCTCGTGAACGAACTGTCCCTGCTGGGCGGTCGTGGCGAGGGTGGCAGTGCCGGTGGCAGCGGTCAGTACAGTGGCGGAGCATCGCGTAGCGGGGGCAACAGCTACGGTGGCGGCAACACCGCCAGCTTTGACCAGCGCACGCCTGCTGGCGCCAATGACTACGCTGGCGAAGGCATCACGGACGACGACATCCCCTTCTAA